Proteins from a single region of Anticarsia gemmatalis isolate Benzon Research Colony breed Stoneville strain chromosome 30, ilAntGemm2 primary, whole genome shotgun sequence:
- the galla-2 gene encoding MIP18 family protein galla-2, translating into MTKTADNVNPNVYDKGTEREIKSTDYDEDLEDLFDEREVFDLIRNINDPEHPLTLEELRVIEESNIRVNDKENWVHVHFTPTIPHCSMATLIGLSIRVQLIRALPSRFKVVVEITPGSHASENAVNKQLADKERVAAALENNNLVQIINQCIA; encoded by the exons atGACGAAAACAGCTGACAATGTGAACCCCAACGTCTACGACAAGGGTACGGAGCGAGAAATCAAGTCTACAGACTACGATGAGGACTTAGAAGATCTGTTTGATGAGCGTGAAGTATTTGATTTAATACGCAATATCAATGATCCTGAGCACCCTCTGACCCTGGAGGAGCTGCGTGTGATAGAGGAGAGTAATATCAGAGTAAATGATAAGGAGAACTGGGTGCATGTGCATTTCACACCGACTATTCCACATTGTAGTATGGCTACTTTAATAG gtCTCTCAATCCGCGTGCAGCTGATCCGCGCCCTTCCCTCCCGGTTCAAAGTGGTTGTAGAAATAACACCTGGCTCCCATGCCTCAGAGAATGCAGTCAACAAACAACTGGCCGACAAGGAACGAGTAGCAGCTGCATTAGAGAACAATAACCTTGTGCAGATTATAAATCAATGTATTGCTTGA